The genomic interval ATTTCGCGATTATAAAAATGCAGAAGTGGTATTTTTGACCTTAAAGGAAAGACTTAAGCAGGCAGGTGTGAATAGCATCGAAACGCTTGGCGGGCATCAGGCACATGAGCAATATTTGCAGCGGATAGGGTTCACCCAGTCCGGCGATCCCAGTATTTTTGAGATGAAAAACATATAACAGACTTATTTCAGTGCCCGTTACTGACATATCTCTTCTATGTCATTGTCTATGAGTTGAAGCCATTTATTTAATGTGATGTGAGAGCGGTTATGATGATAAATTTTTATGCTGCAATCCTGTTTTCACAAGAATGATCTAAGCTCTAAAGAGAATCGATTATTTGTCGGCCGGGTTATATCTCTGGCCGGTCCGAAAATCAGAATTACGGCACTGGTACACCTGTTTATATTTCACGTTGCCAGCTGTTGAAACATGAATGCAGGGGTGTTCTTTGCATGGACTTTAACGAGCAATAGTGGTGATCACCATGAATTTATCGCTGCAAAGCAAGCTGATTGTGGCATCGGCTTTTATTATTTCCATTATATCCATCTCTCTTGGTTGGGTTGCTTACAGTCAACTGGATAGCGCAAGAGACGATGCAATTCTGTCGGAGACCAATGCCCAGGCGGGTGCGTTCAGACGCTATCTGGAAAGTTGGGCAGAAGATCGTCATTCCACTATGGCAGCCATGCGTCATGCTTTGGAAGTAAACATACGTAACAATAATGGTACGCTGGATCATCAGATTGCCCTGGATGTGCTCAATCAAGGCAAAACCAGCGGTGAGTTTGCATTGACGTTTATTGGCCTGGAAGATGGCACCATGTATCGGCATGATCCGAGCCTCGATAAAGCTGGATACGATCCGCGCGTGCGTGACTGGTACATGGCTGCCAAAACGTCTAACCAGCCGCTGATCACAAAACCATATATTGCGGTTACCGGGAATAAGCTCGCCATTACGTTTGTCGCGCCGGTGATTATTAATGGACAGTTCCGAGGGGCAATTGGCGGCTTGTTTTATATGGACAAAATCCTGTCAGATATCGTTAATTTGAAAGTGATGGGTGACGGATACGCCATGCTGCTGGATAAGCGCGATGTAATCGCTGTTCATCCAGACAAATCCCTGATCCTGAAAACACCGGATACGCTGAATGAGCAATTTACTTCCAGCTCATTAACCCGAATGAGTGGGACTCCGCAGATATATGATGTATCTGTGTCTGGCCAGAAGACTCTGGTTTATCTTGATGCGGTACCCACAACGGATTGGGTATTGGTGCTGGTGATGCAAAAATTGGTACTTGCAGAACCATTACGGGCTCTGACCGTTAAAATTGTCCTTATTGTGGTTTGTCTTCTGGCTGTGGCGACTGTGGGTATTTTGCTTATGGTACGTTGGTTGTTTACCGATATTAAAACAGTATCCGGTGGTCTGGAGAATATTGCCGATGGTAATGGTGATCTGACGCTACGTATTATCACCAGTTCTGATGATGAAATTGGTATGCTGGCGAATAACTTCAACCGCTTTGTGGGCTTCTTACACGGTATCATCTCCAGTCTGCGAGACATTGGTGATGTTCTGGTTACCCAGGCCAACAGTACGCATCAGTCTGCTACATTGAGTGCTGAGAAAATTCATATGCAGCAGGAAGAGATTACTATGGTCGCGACGGCCGTTCATGAAATGACGGTTGCGACTCAGGAGATTGCCGGAAATGCATCTACCACGGCCAAAACATCGGATGACGCTGTAAGGCTTAGTGACAATGGCCAGCAGCAGGTCAAAAAAAGCCAGGAAAGTATTAATAAACTGGCAGATGAAGTCGGCCGTACCAGCAAGGTCATTAGTGATCTTGATGAGCATGTGCAGCAGATCAGCTCGATTCTGGGCACTATTTCCGGTATTGCGGAGCAGACCAATCTCTTGGCTCTGAATGCTGCGATTGAGGCCGCCAGAGCCGGGGAACAAGGGCGCGGTTTTGCTGTTGTGGCTGACGAAGTCCGAGTGCTGTCACAACGGACGCATGCCTCGACTGAAGAAATCCAGAACATGATCGAGGTGCTGCAGAAATCCACCAGACAGGCTGTCAGCAGTATGGAGGCCAGTCATAAGCTGGCAGGTTTAAGTGTTCAGGATGCCGATGCCGCAAACGCCAGCCTGATTGAGATACGTTCGGCCATCTCGACTATTAACGAAATGGCGACTCAGATCGCTACCGCTGCAGAAGAGCAGACATCGGTGACTGCGGAGATCAATCAAAACACCACGAACATTCATACGGCATCGCAAGAGTTGGCTCATGTTGCCGAAGAAAGTGCCAAGCAGGCTAAAGAGTTGAATCAACTAAGCGAGCGTCTGCGGAAGGATATCGGTCTGTTTCGTCTGTGAGTATTACCGGAAAACAGTGACACGGGGCTCTGTGTGTCACTGTTTCCATGATTATTGATAACTGACCTGTCGAACCTCCACCAGCTTTTTCAATTGCCACAACAGATTATCGGGAGAGCGTTGACCGCTGATAGTCAGTTTCAGAGAGTAGTGGTTTCCCACATGCTCCAGGCTCAGTTGTTTGATCACAAACCCTCTTACCCGAATGACTCTTAACAATCGCTCAATAGCACCCGTTTGATAACTGATCTGACAGTGGAATTCATGATGTTTCGGGTTCATGCGGCACTTCCATTGAACTGTTCTGGCTCCAGCATTTCATGGTTTGCACCACCAGGCTTTACCATCGGCCAGACATTGCTGTCAGTATTGATATGAACTTGCAGCATGGCCGGCCCTTGGCATGATAACAATGTATCCAGAGCAGGGCCTATCTGCGAGCGATTGTGAATCTGTAACGCATGGAACCCGAAAACACGGGCAATTTCCGTAAAATCGGGATTGTCTGACAGATCCACCGCACTATAGCGCCCCTGATAGAACAGCTCCTGCTGTTGGCGTACCAGGCCCAGGTGCTGGTTATCAAGAATGATGATCTTAACTGGCAGTTGGTGGCGGCGGATTGTTGCCAGCTCCTGAATGTTCATCATGAAAGACCCATCACCTGAGATATTTATAACTTGAGCATCTGGTCTGGCAAAGCAGGCACCAATGGCAGCAGGCAGACCAAAACCCATGGTTCCCAGACCGCCACTGCTGAGATGCTGGCGGGGGTGGTCGAAATCGACATATTGTGCAACCCACATCTGATGCTGGCCAACATCACAACTGATGATTGAGCGTGTTTTTTTGACTGCAGACAACGCCGTCAGAAATTCCGGTCCGGCGATGGTGTTGCTATCGGTTGAAAGATTTTGCGGAATCAGACCTTTTTGATGCTTCATTGCCCGACAGTGATTACGCCAGGGTTGTATGTTCAGAGTTGACAGAAAGGCAGTTGAGAGCCGCCGTAATATGGATTTCATTTCGCCACGCAGGGTACAGCTCACCCGCTTGTTTTTATGAAATTCTGCCGGGTCAATATCAATGTGAATGATATCGGCATTGGTGGCGAAATGTTTGACAGCACCGGTCGCACGGTCATCGAAACGCACTCCAATCGCAATCAATGCATCACATTGCGCTATCAACTCATTACAGGCTCTGGAGCCATGCATGCCCAGCATTCCAAGATTTAATGCACCATACAGGCCCGGGTTACCAATCCCTTTGAGTGAGACCACGTGAGGAATGTTTAGTTGGTTTGCAAAGGTTCTGAACTCATCCAAAGCGTTGGCGGACATGACGCCTCCGCCACTGTACAGCAGTGGTCGTTGGGCTTTTTTGATTATCTCCACTGCATTTTGCAGAGAAGTCAGATCAACATTGTGTTCTTTTTCATGGGAATTAGTTGGCTTGATTACGGATTTTGTGGTCATTTCTCCCATCAGTGCATCTTTGGCAATGTCTATCCAGACAGGACCGGGCCTGCCGGATGTCGCCAAACGAATAGCTTCTATAACAGTTGATTCGAGTTCATTCGCACTGGTGATCAGATAAGAGTGTTTGACGATAGCCATCGTCATGCCTAATACATCCACTTCCTGAAATGCGTCACTACCGATCAGATGACTGTTTACCTGACCGGTGATCACCAATACTGGAATGGAATCCATAAAAGCATCGGCGATACCGGTCACAAGATTAGTGGCCCCCGGCCCGGAAGTTGCGACAACCACTCCAAGCCTGCCGGACGCTCGGGCATATCCGTTTGCTGCTAAAGCGGCGGCTTGTTCGTGGCGGCATAAAACATGTTCCAGTTCAGAGTCTGCCAAAGCATCATACAGTGGCATGATGCAGCCACCGGGGTAACCGAATAAAGTACGAATATTCTGTTCCTGCAGGGTTTTGAGAATGTACTGTGCACCGTTCATTGTTAACTCCCATGGTGTGGTAAGCCCGTTACGAAAAAAACCAGTGCATAAAAAAACCCCCGGTTCTCTCGAAGCGGGGGTTTTAAAAATTTATCTGTCAGTTCAATTCTGCAACGACAACCCCCGCGATGGTAGGACCACCACGACCAGGATTACGTTAATAATCAGAATGAACTGCTGTTTCATAAAATTCTAAAAATAAAAATAAAATGTTTATAGACTATAGCTGGAAAATAATATCTCTGACAACTATTTTTTTTGTCTCTGAAATTTAAATATCAGAGACGATAACAGCTGATATAAATCAAAATTGCTGCGTATGAAAACGATTTTTTTATTTTTCCTATACCAACGTAGTAGGTTTTTAAGCGTACTTTTTTTTTTGACTTTCCTATAATGATTGGAGGTGTGCTGAGAACAGGTCAATATTTGTTGCCAGGTCTATTACAGGGTTCGAGGTGTTCCTGTATTAAGAATAACTGGCAAGGTTGATCTGGCTGTTTCCAGTGGTTCCTGTAACCCCTCTCAAATCATTAAGGATCATTTATGTCCGCTTGGTTTATCTTGTCAACAGGTCGCTGTGGTACTCAGTGGCTGTCTCACCGTCTTACCAAGTTGTTGCCCAAACAGTATTGGGTAACGCATGAACCGCTTTCGCAAGATTACATGCCAATGGAAAACTCACCCTCACTTCCGCTTACGGTCAACGCTGATAAGATTCTCGGACATTTGACAGAAATTCGCGATCACATTAATCGTGGAGGCAAGTATGTTGAATGCGGATATCAGAGTTGGCGGCATTTGTCGTGGTATAAAGACATTCTGCAAACAGATGTCAAAGTTATCCATTTGCATCGTAATCCTATGTCTACTGCATGTCTCTGGTTACAAAAAGGGGCTTTTCTGAGGTTGTCTGAAATGGAGTTGTTTAACCCATTTGGCGCAGAGGCCAAGCTGCCTGAGTATCGCTCCAAATGGCACAGACTCAGTCCGATTGAGAAAAATCTCTATTTTTGGGCAGAAGTACAGGCCCAGGCCAAAGAATATAAAGCGTCCTGGCCGGATGAGGACTGGTTTGATCTGCCATATAGCCAACTGCTAAATAGCCGGACATTGCAGAAGCTTGGTCATTTCCTCGATTGTAAGGTTAATCTGCATCCGAGTAATTTAATGGTGGATAATCAGCTCATGGAGTTGGAAGAGATTCCGATTGACGATAGTGTCCTGAAAGCGCATCCAGGTATATTGTCGCTTGCGGAAGAGCTAGGCTATAAAATCAGTAGCCAGCAGAACGAATTGCAAATGCGGGTCGGTATCTGACGGATCACACTGATCCCCGGTCAGATGATCGGGGGTCTCATATTCTCCAGTTAACTTAAGCTTAGCGTGCACTCAGAAGAAAAACACTGAACATTTGTGCTTTATCCAGCCATATCCTTTCTCTCTCCCACCCGCTTGTCGCTGCCAACGCCAAAAATTCATCCGGCGTATATTTGTAGGAATTTTCGGTATGAATATTTTCACCCTCTGAAAAGGCAATCATCTGATCATCAATACTAACCTGCTGCGCAAGAGTGCTGATCAGGTGCATCTCAATGCGGCCTGCTACAGGATTATAAAACGCATAGTGAGCAAATGCCTGAGGATCAAAATCGGCGCCACAAATACGATTGATATGGTTCAGGATGTTACGATTAAAGGCTGCGGTCACTCCCATGCTATCGTTATAGGCATTATGCAGAACACTTGGATCTTTCTTGGTATCCACTCCAATCAGCAGACGAGAGTGGTCTCCCAGAGACTGGCGAATGTTGGATAAAAAAAACTGTGCCTGTTCCGGGCTGAAGTTGCCAATGGTTGAACCTGGAAAAAAGCCCAGTTTTGGGAGGGGCAGCGTTTCAGGCAGCGGCGCTGGCTGAGTGAAGTCTGCTTCTATGGGCAGTACGGTTAGTTGTGGAAACTCCTGTTGCAACCGATCACTGGCCTGCCGCAGATGATCACCGGCAATATCGATAGGGACATAATGTTCAATGTTATCAAGTTGCTGCAATAACAATCTTATTTTGACCAGAGATCCGGCACCAAACTCCACTATTTCCCATGGGTCCTGCAATATGCTGTTAAGGTCTCTGGCCACATCCGGCAACATGGAGAGTTCTGTTCGGTAAGGGTAGTATTCGTTCAGACTGCATATCTGGTCGAAATATTGAGAGCCCTGACTGTCATAAAAATACTTGGAAGGCAGGCTTTTCTGTGGCTGTTGCAGTCCGTCCAGGACATCTCTTATGAACAGGCTGCGGAAATCCCCTTCGGTAACTGCGAATTGACTGGTTTGCATGG from Gynuella sunshinyii YC6258 carries:
- a CDS encoding methyl-accepting chemotaxis protein codes for the protein MNLSLQSKLIVASAFIISIISISLGWVAYSQLDSARDDAILSETNAQAGAFRRYLESWAEDRHSTMAAMRHALEVNIRNNNGTLDHQIALDVLNQGKTSGEFALTFIGLEDGTMYRHDPSLDKAGYDPRVRDWYMAAKTSNQPLITKPYIAVTGNKLAITFVAPVIINGQFRGAIGGLFYMDKILSDIVNLKVMGDGYAMLLDKRDVIAVHPDKSLILKTPDTLNEQFTSSSLTRMSGTPQIYDVSVSGQKTLVYLDAVPTTDWVLVLVMQKLVLAEPLRALTVKIVLIVVCLLAVATVGILLMVRWLFTDIKTVSGGLENIADGNGDLTLRIITSSDDEIGMLANNFNRFVGFLHGIISSLRDIGDVLVTQANSTHQSATLSAEKIHMQQEEITMVATAVHEMTVATQEIAGNASTTAKTSDDAVRLSDNGQQQVKKSQESINKLADEVGRTSKVISDLDEHVQQISSILGTISGIAEQTNLLALNAAIEAARAGEQGRGFAVVADEVRVLSQRTHASTEEIQNMIEVLQKSTRQAVSSMEASHKLAGLSVQDADAANASLIEIRSAISTINEMATQIATAAEEQTSVTAEINQNTTNIHTASQELAHVAEESAKQAKELNQLSERLRKDIGLFRL
- a CDS encoding ACT domain-containing protein, with product MNPKHHEFHCQISYQTGAIERLLRVIRVRGFVIKQLSLEHVGNHYSLKLTISGQRSPDNLLWQLKKLVEVRQVSYQ
- the ilvG gene encoding acetolactate synthase 2 catalytic subunit, giving the protein MNGAQYILKTLQEQNIRTLFGYPGGCIMPLYDALADSELEHVLCRHEQAAALAANGYARASGRLGVVVATSGPGATNLVTGIADAFMDSIPVLVITGQVNSHLIGSDAFQEVDVLGMTMAIVKHSYLITSANELESTVIEAIRLATSGRPGPVWIDIAKDALMGEMTTKSVIKPTNSHEKEHNVDLTSLQNAVEIIKKAQRPLLYSGGGVMSANALDEFRTFANQLNIPHVVSLKGIGNPGLYGALNLGMLGMHGSRACNELIAQCDALIAIGVRFDDRATGAVKHFATNADIIHIDIDPAEFHKNKRVSCTLRGEMKSILRRLSTAFLSTLNIQPWRNHCRAMKHQKGLIPQNLSTDSNTIAGPEFLTALSAVKKTRSIISCDVGQHQMWVAQYVDFDHPRQHLSSGGLGTMGFGLPAAIGACFARPDAQVINISGDGSFMMNIQELATIRRHQLPVKIIILDNQHLGLVRQQQELFYQGRYSAVDLSDNPDFTEIARVFGFHALQIHNRSQIGPALDTLLSCQGPAMLQVHINTDSNVWPMVKPGGANHEMLEPEQFNGSAA
- a CDS encoding sulfotransferase family protein, with the protein product MSAWFILSTGRCGTQWLSHRLTKLLPKQYWVTHEPLSQDYMPMENSPSLPLTVNADKILGHLTEIRDHINRGGKYVECGYQSWRHLSWYKDILQTDVKVIHLHRNPMSTACLWLQKGAFLRLSEMELFNPFGAEAKLPEYRSKWHRLSPIEKNLYFWAEVQAQAKEYKASWPDEDWFDLPYSQLLNSRTLQKLGHFLDCKVNLHPSNLMVDNQLMELEEIPIDDSVLKAHPGILSLAEELGYKISSQQNELQMRVGI
- the egtD gene encoding L-histidine N(alpha)-methyltransferase: MQTSQFAVTEGDFRSLFIRDVLDGLQQPQKSLPSKYFYDSQGSQYFDQICSLNEYYPYRTELSMLPDVARDLNSILQDPWEIVEFGAGSLVKIRLLLQQLDNIEHYVPIDIAGDHLRQASDRLQQEFPQLTVLPIEADFTQPAPLPETLPLPKLGFFPGSTIGNFSPEQAQFFLSNIRQSLGDHSRLLIGVDTKKDPSVLHNAYNDSMGVTAAFNRNILNHINRICGADFDPQAFAHYAFYNPVAGRIEMHLISTLAQQVSIDDQMIAFSEGENIHTENSYKYTPDEFLALAATSGWERERIWLDKAQMFSVFLLSAR